TAGTTGGCCCCATCAAGTCTATGTGAAGTAATTCTAGACGTTTTGTTGTCCTTAAGTGATTCAAACTCTTATGTGCGCATTTAGTGTTCTCTTTGTAGTTTATCTTAGGAACTCCTCTAACTACTTTCGTCTGTATAATTTTGGATAGCTTCTTAATGTTAATGTGATCTAGTcattcatgccataaagtttcagtatCTAACAACGttaggttacaatgttcagttgAAATATAAGAAAGTATATAACAATTATTCTGTGACCTAacacccttaaaaaaaaaagaattttcacCACCAGTCATAGTACATTCTTTAGATGAAAATTGTAAAGAGTATTCGTCATCACACAATTGACTAATGCTTATGAGATTTATCTTAAGCCCTTCTACATAAAATACATCATTCAATATAGAGCCAGCAGAGATAGTGACTGTTCTTTTTCCAACAACTTTTGAAGACCGACCATCTCCTTAGACAACAAGTCCTTTGGAAATTTTGTTTAAAGTAGTGAAATAGTTTTTATCTCCGGTCATATATCGAGAATATCCACTATCTAGATATCAAGATGAATTATCATAAGCACGTACAGAAACGTGTATGACTACGCAAGGAAAGAgctcacctttgcgcacccaaaccttacgtatTTTCGGTTGCGTCGGCCTACTAGAGTTCGAGATTTGTTGCTTGGAGGACTTAGAGGGAATGTGCTTCTTTGGATCATCGTTCTTCGATTTCCATGCTTGCTTCATTTTGGGAGATACTTTTTGTTGAATGTTTACATGCTGTCGCTCCCGATTAGGTTTTGCAATATTCTTCTCCATCTTTTGAGTTTGTCTAGGTGGCGATTGGACTTTTGCATTTGGAACTTGTCGCCTTGAAGTAGATGATGTTTTAGCTTCTTTACTCCTTGCTTTCACCTCCTTTTGATATGCCTTATGACACCACACCGATGACAAAGCTTGTTAGCAAGTTTATTTTTATGAGAAGTAGACGTACCTTGAATCTTTGGTAGAGCTTGTTTAGGGTTTTCGTCAACGGTTTTCTGGACACGATCAATGTATGTTCATTCATAACCAAGTCCAAATTTATTCGTTTGACCAAGTCCCAACATTTTATCAAGTTTGCTAGTACCAGATGAAAATCTGTTGAGATCAAATTTGAGTTGAATAGTCATCTCAATCAATTCCATATTAGACTCTCTAGATTCATTGTACTACTTGAAATAAAGTTGATTTTATCTAAGTgagatttctttttcttttcaagcAATTTACACTTATCTAGTAATTAAAGTATCATTGGGCTTGATCAAattatctctctcttcttcaaAGTTCTTTGTTAATGTGGCCAACCTCTTAGTTACTTCTTCGTGTTCAAGAAGTCTTCGTTGCAACTTCTTATTGTATTTCTCCATCTTCTTCGATTCAGTCAATAGTTGATGGTAGGCGGCGGCAATGTCATCTTCTTTCGACTATTCATCTCGAATCGATCTTCGactagattttttatgcaatggAGATAAAGAAATAGAGTTAGTAGAAGTAGAAGGTAAACACATAAAAGGAAAGGTAGAGGCAAAAAGCAGTAGCATACATCTCCTCACCACTAGAGGTCAACTCATCGGAAGATGAATCATCCTAAGTGATAGCTTGCATAGCCTTCTTTTTCGAAGACTTCTTCTTAGGACAATCTGATGCAATGTGGCCAAAGCCCCTGCATTTATAACATTAGATTTGTCCATCTGagttcttcttctccttagaAGAACCCTCAAATTTTCTCGATTTAAAagctttacttattttattcttGGACTGCTTTGAGGATGAAGAAGGTTTGGCTGTCTAGTTTCTTTCTAAAGTTTTCACGAAACTTCTTTGTTAAAAGAGCCAACTATTTTTCAAATTCTTTCAAGGATGTGTCGTTATTCGTGTCTGGAGATGAAGTGTTCGAGTCTTCCTCTTTCGTAGATTTAAGTGCTATACCTGCAcctttagaagaagacttggcaGAAGATGAATTAATAGAGAAGGTCATCTCATAAGATTGTAGAGCAccaactaattcttctacttttaactcatccggatgttttattatttctatGGCCGCAACCTTCGGGCGAAATCTTTTGCAAAGAGTTCTTAAAATTTCTCTTACAACTTTGGGTTCCGAGATTTTCTTTCCCATGCTCGCGAATGTATTTACTATGTCTTGAAAACAAGTACTCGGTATAGGATTCGTGTTCCTGCATGCGAATTGAATCAAATTTGCTTATAAGCATTTGGAgtttttgaatctttaccaagcTAATTCCTTCATGCATAATTTGGAAAGTGTCCCAAATCTCCTTAGCCGTTTCACACACCGAGATGCGTGAAAACTCGGATTGATTTAAAGTATTCAATAAGGCATTTATCCCTCTACCATTataagaaaaatcaatttcttCCCTAGTCCACTTAGTCCGAGGTTTGGGGACGTTAACATTATCGACCGTTTCgataggatgtttccatccaaattcaaCGGATTACCAAACCCACTCATCAAtggcaattagaaaagctcatATGCGAACCTTCCAATAAGTATAGTTTCTGCCATCGAAAAGTAAAGGTCAATTAATGTTACCACCCTCACCCATtgtttacaacctatacccgctctgataccacttgtaagttATAATGACCCAAAGATCTCAAAGAATAAGCATACCTAGAGAGGAGTGAATTAACAACcaactcgatgcaataaaatTAAGTGCGGAAAAAGTAGAGTCAACACGCCGAGAtttttacgtggaaaaactccaagaggagtgaaaaacccacagGACTGATCACACGAAAAATCCATTAAGGAAAAGTTAGGTTACAAAATGATTTACCAAATCCTCGACTCAACTTTTACTCTAGACTCAAAGTAGATTGTCTTCGTTAGTGCACACTCGATTGAACTCCTTCAATCAATCATGCTGCGATGCCTTATAACAACGCCCCGAATCCTTGAGAGTCTACTGAATCCTCAGCCCTCACGTGAATTCCATGCGCGATCGCTCCATCCGGAGTTTGTAGAAGGATTGTTGTGGTGATTTCAATGCTTAAATACTCATAAGACATGAGGGAAAACGTTCTAAACAATTATCAACtgaattcttaaaaaaatatcaggATTAAAGCCCTAACAATCAAATtgatgaaagaaagaaagaaacttgCTTTTGAAGGATGAACGAAAAGCttcaaaacaagtttctagggttttcatAAGATATTCTATCTTAGCCATGCTTTAGAAAGACTCTCATATCTTATTTATAAGCTTAAAAGACATTAGAATCAGACTAGAATTGAAAATTATGTTTTTGAACAACTCGTGACGGGTTCAGGGTCTGGACCCTCATTAGGGTTTGGACCTTGATCTTTCCCAGAGTATCAAAGTCCGAACTTTACCTtaaggtccggaccctcccTACGTGACAGCCAGGAAGGCTTATAGTGTTCGGACCTTGCACTACGGTTCGGACCCTAAAACATAAAAATGTCcagtttttgtaaattttatcgATTTAAACCTATTCTCATGTCTCCCAAACACTTAAATATGTGCATGAATCTCTATTACTATAAATAATCATACTTGGGAGCCATGATCTTCATaaccaagccgttgcatctTCGACCTTGATATCTTCTTCTTCAACCCTTAAAGACTCCTCACGACTCCATGAAATCTGCTAATATATTCCGTAACAAAAGAGGAATAAGCCACACAGGCTGGATAAAGGCCACACAGGCACTAAGAGAAATCACACATATCTAAACTAAATTTTCACTAATCAAAACTAGATATCAAGTCTACTTATAATAAACCAAATCATAATCCTAATTCTAATCAAATCCcctgattttagaaattttccTAAAACAaataattctaattctaatttaaaactttcaaatccATAGCTTGAATTTTGGGAATTTATTCCctatgaaaaattcaaaaaaataaaaaaatctaaaataaattatcaataacaataattccaaaaattatcaaaaagtGTCCTaactaatttacttttttttttttttttatctcatcaTTCACTTCTGTTGCATAAAATCTCATCCTCGAGatcaacaagatcaataatAGTGACGTTAGTCATCAAATATTCGGCATAATTTGGTAATATAGTCCAATGCCAGTATCTCGAATAATTTGTTGATTGTTGTGATGTAGGAAGCACAATCGGCATCTTGAAATTTAAATGGGCAGATATCTTTTGTTGAAATATAGAATATGGGATTGTCATATTTGTATTGTTGCAATGAAAGATCATGTGTCAATGGAAGAGGATGATGCATTGTCGTAGAAAAAGTTTAATTTGTGACAAGAGAGACTTCTTCGGTAGTGGTGATGGTGGTGAGATTACAAgcacttttataatttttggaagAAAAGCATATCGAATAGGAAATCTTTCGACTCTGATAGAGAATCTTTCTTCTCTGATTCCAAACTAGTGCAAGTTAGATAAGAGTATGCTACAAGTGTTGCAGGGCagaggaagaaaagagaaaagggtaaaggaacagaaaaaaaaaaaaaaaaagaaggaaaaataagCCACACGGGCTAGATACATGCTACAAGTAGTAAGAAAGATCACACAGATCtgaaataaattttcattaacCAAAACTCCCCCTCTATAATAAATATCAAGCCTCttcataataaattaaatccTCATGCTAATCGTAATCAATTCctataattttagaaatttttctaaaacaaacaaatttaattctaattttaaactttctaatcaatatccctaatctttaaaaatttattccatataaaaaatcccaaaaaaattaaaataatataagaataataataataatttaaaaaattgtaaaaaaaattctaatttattttgttttggtcGCATCAGACCTTCAAGCCCTTCCGTTTAGTAagtaattattattagaatgtttgatttgattgttGGAGTCATCATAAATGTCTTACAATACTTGAAGAggctaaaaaccaaatttcataaaatttcaaGCCATTCTACCGATTGATTAAGCTATCTCAAATTGGACTATTTTAAAAGTTGGTTGAATGAagttgctagtttaatggtcaaatatgatttaaataaattgaaattttttttagagaatgCCCTTTAGTACCTTGATCGAGAAtgataaatttgattttcaattgAGAGCTTTtatgctatattttttaaatatgttaaatttatattgctAATTCTTCTccttttaaatttatatgtttaattcTTCTCCTTACATGAGGCATGTATaagaagtataaaaaatttgtgattttcgaTTCCAAATAAATTTGTATAATCTAGATCATTTTCAAAAGTATTGATCCTCAATTCGATCACGCTAACATCACATTTGAGAAGGAATGTTCTGAAtctaaattctatttaaaatattatattgtatttgaaattttaatacaatCTATGCATCCATTAGAGCATACcaaatttgactattttcacgGCTGACTGATTAGATAGAATTGTTAGTTTTAAGGATAaatataattcagataagttgaaaatgtataaaaaattagtttttaaagttttcttcATGAACAATTACTTTGATTTTCGAAGAAGATATTCTATAGTACATTTTTTTAGGTCTATCTAGTTCACTCTGTTCATTTTTCGCTCTACttgatatatatgaaaaaaaaaaaaaaaaatcctgctTCGGTTGTAGACTTGGCTTTTCTctagatatatattaattaccCCTACTAAAGCATGTTCATCTTTTTAGTTATGGTTTCAAATGCAAATCATATCAGGGATCTAAACTGAAGGAAGTGCAAGATCACAATCCATTCTCGTCCCGTAAAATGGCGGAAGATCAAGGATGGGGTTTAAGTTCGGTCGCAGAAGCACCAAACGACGATTGGAAACATTGGGTGGAGAAGCAATTAGGCAGGACCGACCACAATGAGTGGCGTTGGGTGGAATTGATGGAGAAGTTTTGCGGTCAGTCAGGCCCCACCATTTTTAAGCTGGAGAGCAGACTGCAGTCTGAATACAAGATCGAGGTTGATGAACACACAGACGACCGAGATCTGCTGCCCGCGGTAAGGGCGGTGACGATAGGGCCGTACCACCGCAACTGCAAGCATCCGTTGAAATTCGACGACGACTACAAGTGGAAAGTCATTAGGTATATGGTCCGGGAACGCAGCTTCAACCCTATTAGTTTCCTTGAGgagatggagaagaaggaggagatcgCCCGCAAGTGCTACGACGAGAACTTCCCCGAGCTGCAAAGTAAAGATTTTCGAGTGATGCTGATGCTCGACGGTGCCTTTATAGTGTTCGCTCTAGACGCATTCGGCAATAGAGATCTCCGCAGCGAGTACTTGATGGACTACATGGGTCTGCACATAGAGGTATGGAGAAGTATGAAGCAGATCAAGCTCGACTTTCTAATGCTCAACAACCAGATTCCGCTTTTCGCCATCGAGCAGCTGTACGCAGCCATCGGTGGATTCCCCAAGAATTTTGGCGAGGTCGTGCTGTCGTGCTTCGATGACCTTCACCCCAAGAGGAACCTGAATAGGCGCATCAAAAATTACAGCGGCGGGTACATTGAGTTCCATCATCTGCTGCATCTTTTCCACTGGTCGCGAGTACCGGAGGGGAAGTACAGAATGGACTTAGGTTTATGGTTTCCAGAGGATAAGTACGGGGAGGACGTAAGATTACAACTATATAAGAAGAACGATCTGCCGCTGTACATTCCTAGCGCCACGGAGCTGCTGAAATCTTCTACGGTTTTCCGGAAGAAGACGTTGGATTGCTTACTCGACATTACATTCGAAGACGGATTGACAGAAATAAGCGCAGAGATGAACATCCCCACCCTGCACCTTTATGATTACAGTAAGCACGTCTTCAGCAACCTCATCGCATTCGAGACGAACTACACCGGCAACGGGCGCTGCGTGACGGCCTACTCCATGTGCATGTCCCGCATCCTGCAGAACGAGGACGATGCGAAGCTGCTCAGGAGGAGAGGGATACTGGCGAGCACAAACTATAAGGATGCGGATGCGGTCAAATTCTTCGAGAACTTGATCAGCAGGCAAGTTGAGGGTCAAGTGATGCCCGACGATCTGCTGCAGCTGTGTACCAGGGTCACGGAACATCACAAGAGGCGGATCAGCAACTGCTACGGCGAGCTGAAGCTGCGGTACTTTCCAAACCCTTGGATCACCTTTTCGCTCGTCGGCGCTTTCGTACTGTTTCTTCTCTCACTCCTGCAGACCATATACACCGTGCTCGGCTATTATCAGACTATCAGGACTACTAAATAACTAAGTAGCTTGCATGGCATGGACAGCGCAAAAAACAAACCCCAAACAATtaaccaaaagaaaaataaaaacaaatcccAATAAGGATTTTAGGAGGTCATCCCCCAATCCGTACGTTTGTGTGTGCGTGTTGTTGTTCCTTTCTTTGATTTTCTTGGTGTTGTTAATTGtttctttcttaattttctttgaTATATCTTCGGTACAATTAATAGTGAGATTGTATGGTTGTTCGGGACAATCTTTTATCTGGACATACTCTAGTATCCTTGAATTAATAAGCTACATATAGGGTTTATTTCTCACCTAACTGCCGCGTGAAATTTTTACTAATAAATCAACCCTTACTATATAAAGACAATGGAGCTATTAATTTAACAATTTTCATCGCTTTTATAAATGGAAACCATTAATAACTAAGACCTAATCATGCtgttaaatttcataaaaattttaacttaacgAACTAGGTAGATAactcaaattatataatttattacaagttAAGGCGTGCTGtgaatatataaaagaaaaataaagttgaggggtctgtTCCACAATTGCCTATAGGCGAGGGGGGTCTCCACAAATCTTTGCCATTCAAGTATGCGTACTCTCAGCATTACAAGAAAAAAGAACTCCTGATCAATTTTTTCCAACAATAATTATTATAACTGATAACTAGGTCAGTAATAATTTTTTgcaataagtaaaatttttgcAAATCTTTGTTATATATAAATCTCATAATAGTAAATAATGGCTAAACAATATGATTTATATTATCACAATGATACAAAAGGttgaaataaaatatcttttacaacaatttaattttgttgtaaTTTAAATTGATACAATAAAACAGAATTATTATGGTGACCGATATATaagggtgtaaaacgggccgggcggcccacgTGCGGGCAGGGCCAAGGCACGGCACGGGTACTGTAGAACCCGTGCCGGGTTGGCCTGCCCTGGTATTATGGGCCGTGTTGGGCAATTACCGCAGGGCCCGTCGGCCCAGCACGGCACGGCCCCTGGGCCGTGCCGAGCAGATAGTCGGCGGGCAGCACGACACTCCGGGGCAGCACGGCCCGCCCTAGGGTCTTAGGGGAGTCGGCTCCCCAACTCCCCAAGCAACATCTTGGGATCCCaaggtataaaaaaaaagatgcctAGGGCCCTAGGCTCCAGGCCCTTCTAGGGAGATGAGCCCATCTCTtattgaattttcaaatttttagaattttttttttaaaaaacatttcaaaacttcataaaatttaaaattatctcaaaattttattactttataacttttttaataaattttatttttttagctaaCATATTAGtggaaacagaaaaaagaactattttatttttttattttttcaatagttttaaactatttttaaaaattaaaaatattaaagggCCGGCACGGAGCCCGGCCGAGCCCGACCCGGCACGTGCCGTCCGAGCCGGAGAGGGCTGTACTGGGTTGGGCGTCTATCAAATATGGCCTAGCACGGCCTGGACCAGATTTCATTCAGGCCGGGCGATTTTGGCCCGGGTGAATGTGGGTCACGCCGGGCCGGCacagcccacattacacccctactgATATATAAGCAATGTTAATAGAACGTATTGAGATGTTTGGTTTCATATagtttgtaaataaaataatttgacaaCTGCGCCGAACAATTAACATAAAATTGTAAGGCCTATagaattgtcacgccccgtgacccGCCAATTTGGCGGAATCCGGGgacgtcgatcagacgccgaacggacagcacctcccctgtccgcccaaggctcaacaagcaatcatgtacaagagttgccCAGAATAAACtcaaataacatacatgattcaacgaagcaccacaagtgctataccaacaagagcaagatacaagtaagTATACAAGTACACAAAGAGAGATAGTTCTAGCTATCACACcacatttgacattcaacatttacatataGATTTACAACTTTCTTCTCCCAAAAGGAATACATATtcttttcataatatatatacatcactAGTAACCTCACCCTCAAAGTACATAAGTCGCTCGAACCATAATACATAACCTCTCAAAACGGTGTCCGACTCTAATGCATATAGGAggtaactagctagctagggcgctatgcccttaccacggtcctctgccggtgctctctcgctaggccctgcaacaaagtggagtgagaactatataaatatagttcccagtgggttcggccgccgactccgccgatcttcccactaggtctaagcaggcataagcaacagatagatagatagatagatatgacaagagctgctacatagtaatgGAATATACACATGCTACAATGCTTCTTTAATCATGAAATGCATGAACATAACAATGATATTCTACTAATCATAATACCATGTCTCAATATACAAttgaatgagctactacataggaTGTACTCTACAACATGCAGTATGCCTCATATTCAATGAAATGCaagagctactacatagtatgaatctacaacatgatactatgcctcaacaataaagaatgagctactacatagtaatgtcTCTACAaatgatactatgcctcaaaaCTGAATACatgaatgagctactacatagtataatctacaacatgatactatgcctcaatgaaCAATAAATGAGCTACTACCTAGTATATGATCTACCACATGGTACTAAGCCTCAATAATCACACgaatgaacgagctactacatagtgcgtcgtgcaactatgcctcgataatcagaatgaacgagctactacatagtgcgtcgtgcaactatgcctcgataatATCAAATCTCATGGCCAACCTGAAGGTTGCTACCCCAAGGCCAACCCGAAGGTTGCTACCTCGACTgacatctcaaatctcgctaGTGGGGATATACCACCCGAGacccgtctgcgggacaactatgtCTGCCCCAACGCGactactactccggagctcactacttgggtggagcgaccacgccaaggttacacagactatgtgagtatgatccaatccccacactggaggataccctatctactagggCCACAATGCCTCAACTGCTCTAATGCCAAATGCAATATGCCACAACTAgggaaactcacctattccctatGCTCAATGCCATATGTGTCTCTATTACACTAGGTTTGATGCAATATGCCACAACTAGGTTATCATGCAATGTATCATGACTAGGGAACTCAACTAATTCCTATGTTCAATGCCATATGTGTCAACCACACTAGATTCTCATGcgacatgccactcgtctgGATTAACATTAACTAGGTGCCACTCGTCATAGTTTAATGTtctcaatctcatgcatactaggttccaatgccactcgtcattgtTATACtcattgtttacatgccactcgtccaagttATAAGTGTTTCTATCACACTaagtccaatgccactcgtAAGCTATGTCTTTAGATACAACACTAGGTTCCTCTTTCATTTAGCATCATCGGTCTCCAATGTCATCTCCCAATCCTTATGTCCATTACATCAAGTGTCATATCATAATGCTATATCAACCATAGACACCATACAAGGAGTAGAAATGCATGTAtcatcaccctataatgcataagaatatACAATATGCTATATGCAAATTAACAAAGCACTAAGATATAGGaagaagctcagttgcttcgggatggacaccccccacctttttaaTGTTACTAGGAGGCTATGATTCTGTTCTTGTGATTTTAGAAAGCTTTCGCCgcaagctgcggcaatctgtacctcaacaagccccttcttcaatatctttgcacagGCTCGACGAATACTCAAACCAAGCGCACGAACGCATTCGTAGACCTAACAATTAGATTAGAGAGAGATCAATTTCACTCAAAACCCTTTATGTGCAGAAGCcctctttttggagccctaaatcCTCATTGTTGCAAAAAGCAACATCAAGCTATTTAATCTTGCAATAAATGAGATCAACAACCTCTAGAGCATCAATAAAACCCATTTCTAAGGTATTTAAATCTAATCCAAGctattcaccatgagaggggttcaTAACCTTACCTATAACAAGCTTTTCCCTAAGCaaatggaagaagaagatgaagaagatgataaaGCTCCTTCATCTAGCTCCAAATCTCCACCAATCCTTCTCCTTGtcccacttctagagagagaggagaagcttctagagagagagtgtgtgttcTTTTAGGTTTGCAagttgagagggagagagcaaatgagctctCTATAGCTCATATACACTCTTATGATGTTACAAGTGcaaatagacccctcaacttcatGTTTATTGCATTGCCCCCACAAGGGCCATTTTTTgtataggggaccggtccctggcagtgagagaccggtccccgaaggtccagaattTCAGCCttttgggacttagccaaattttcagctttttcaccgtttcttctccgttttcgcccgttttcgctcgtttgacctccgattcttttcaaatcgaaccgagactctccaaacatgttttcgagcgtattttcatcatattttcatccgcgctaatgccggatttagtccatggtccaacatagcctttcgggtcccgttttcgcgcctacgcgctccGAAAACGTCCGAATGCTTTCAAACTTCACCGGAGTcattctaatggctttccaaccaaatgcacaccataacctcatgattttagaagtccggtaccttacaagaATAAACAGTAGAAGTAATTAGTCAAAAGGAGGAAGAAAGGTAACAACTTTACTAGTAGAAAAGAGATAAGCGGTAGCCGCAAGGTGGAGACGGATGAGCTCGGGAAGCTGATCAGGTAGGACGGCTTCGAGTGGGGCGCCGGTCAGCTACCGGAGGAAGAGGAGGCTTGAGAAGACTAGGGCATCCTCCGAAAtagggaaggaggaggagatcagAGCTGAGAAGTAGATTCACCAAATCTGGAAACTGGGCGAAGCAGTAATACTTCTAAGGTTGGCAGAGCGGAGGACCACATCCCTGGATTGGGGATGAAAGGCGGATCTGCTAACCGGAGGTTGGAGGGTCGAGAGGAGGAGGCGCTCGCTAATCGTTGCCCGACCACTAAGCCTGGCGGATCGGAGGGCCGAATTCTCGGATCAGGAAAGAAAGGTGGACCCAATACCCGCAGGGTGGAGAATCGAGAGGAGGAGGCGCCCGCTAACCCACACCCGACTACTGGAGTACCTTGGACATGCCAAGCCCAACTCGAGCCCAAGCCCCACGGAATTGCGGCCCAGCCAGCCCACTCCTCAAATTTGCCACTTTGCAATATAGCCCTCATAGGATAGTTATTTTCAATTCAATATGAATCACTAGACAGTATAAGTACCGAGTTATGCTGTAAACAAAGacagaaaatatatatgaaagtgTGTTCTTCCCCAATTCTCTACTCTTCCCCTATCTCCACCTTTTCCTTCTCATCTTTGtactctctccatctctctttttctttccctcttACCTTAATTCGCAGTAGCTGGAATTATCGTTGGTGACTTGCTTGTTGGACGCCATCATCCTCCCCGCCGTCCTCGTCTCGGCAA
This window of the Ananas comosus cultivar F153 linkage group 19, ASM154086v1, whole genome shotgun sequence genome carries:
- the LOC109725073 gene encoding UPF0481 protein At3g47200-like; protein product: MAEDQGWGLSSVAEAPNDDWKHWVEKQLGRTDHNEWRWVELMEKFCGQSGPTIFKLESRLQSEYKIEVDEHTDDRDLLPAVRAVTIGPYHRNCKHPLKFDDDYKWKVIRYMVRERSFNPISFLEEMEKKEEIARKCYDENFPELQSKDFRVMLMLDGAFIVFALDAFGNRDLRSEYLMDYMGLHIEVWRSMKQIKLDFLMLNNQIPLFAIEQLYAAIGGFPKNFGEVVLSCFDDLHPKRNLNRRIKNYSGGYIEFHHLLHLFHWSRVPEGKYRMDLGLWFPEDKYGEDVRLQLYKKNDLPLYIPSATELLKSSTVFRKKTLDCLLDITFEDGLTEISAEMNIPTLHLYDYSKHVFSNLIAFETNYTGNGRCVTAYSMCMSRILQNEDDAKLLRRRGILASTNYKDADAVKFFENLISRQVEGQVMPDDLLQLCTRVTEHHKRRISNCYGELKLRYFPNPWITFSLVGAFVLFLLSLLQTIYTVLGYYQTIRTTK